One window of Xylocopa sonorina isolate GNS202 chromosome 9, iyXylSono1_principal, whole genome shotgun sequence genomic DNA carries:
- the Sccro3 gene encoding defective in cullin neddylation 1 domain containing SCCRO3 encodes MGNCFSCFKVSLPPATATRSSSFDYKDETMELRGSFLHSCQQTGPLVPETHLNGNRKSVTTLTTFNNVGSDNCGSMPTVQSNLRSSRGFYARLSPLGRSGTSSGLSTTAESRQQKEPSESKLNALFDQYKDSHEDVILADGIERFCNDLQLSPDEFKVLVLAWKLKAKQMCQFTRQEFVTGLKTMKVDSIRGIQARLPEIVQELTVSSDLFKDLYRFTFRFGLDVNSGQRILPADMAIVLWKLVFTIREPPLLSRWLKFLECHHVRGIPKDTWNMFLNFAESIGDDLSVYDDAEAWPSLFDDFVEYENDQMNQNISKDDIIKNDSIDKV; translated from the exons ATGGGAAACTGTTTTTCGTGCTTTAAGGTGTCTCTTCCACCAGCCACTGCCACAAGATCCTCATCATTCGATTATAAAGACG AAACAATGGAACTGAGAGGTTCGTTCTTGCATTCTTGCCAACAAACTGGGCCTTTAGTGCCTGAAACTCATTTAAACGGAAACAGAAAATCAGTAACCACATTAACAACATTCAACAATGTAGGGTCTGATAACTGTGGTTCTATGCCTACTGTACAAAGTAATTTACGTTCGTCAAGGGGATTCTATGCACGTTTATCACCACTGGGTAGATCTGGAACATCATCCGGGCTCAGTACAACCGCTGAATCAAGGCAACAAAAGGAACCATCAGAGAGCAAATTAAATGCTTTATTTGACCAGTATAAG GATTCGCACGAAGATGTGATCTTAGCCGACGGTATTGAAAGATTTTGTAATGATTTACAATTATCACCAGATGAGTTTAAAGTACTtgttcttgcttggaaattgaagGCAAAACAAATGTGCCAATTTACGCGTCAAGAATTTGTGACAGGCTTGAAAACAATGAAAGTAGAcagtatacgtggtatacaagCAAGACTACCAGAAATTGTTCAAGAACTGACTGTAAGCAGTGACTTATTCAAGGATCTCTATCGATTTACATTCCGATTTGGTTTAGATGTAAATTCTGGTCAAAGAATATTACCAGCCGACATGGCAATCGTTCTGTGGAAGCTTGTTTTTACAATACGCGAACCACCTCTTCTATCAAGATGGCTTAAATTTCTTGAGTGTCATCAtgttcgaggtatacctaaggaTACATGGAATATGTTTTTGAATTTTGCTGAAAGTATTGGCGATGATCTTAGCGTGTACGATGATGCAGAAGCATGGCCAAGTTTGTTTGATGATTTTgtagaatatgaaaatgatcaaATGAATCAGAATATCAGTAAAGATGATATTATAAAGAATGATTCTATCGATAAAGTTTAa